The nucleotide sequence GTATTAATGATTATGTACATTTTTCTATTACATGAGAAATAAAAGCTTATTTATGAAAATCCAAAGactagtgaaaataaaaatactctattGGTTACCCATAACTACTTTGTCATAAAATAACTAGAATGTTGACAAACTTCCTtctgtcatcatcatcaacattCATAGAAGTTTTTGGTTAAATATAATTGCTTTTATGCTATACCTCCAATTGGGACCTTGCTCTCCCCccctttaatacattttaataattacatAAGGTTTCACCAAGGAATAAAGTGCACTTGATCAAATTTCTATtagatatttaaattatttctaaatcacACTGTAATAATCAGCTTTtacatagcttttctttttttccattttggaattatttttctttgcacaTATTCCAAGACATGGAACAACTGGGTCCAAGGATTAAACCATTTTACACTTTTGATACATATTTCCGTATTTCTCaaattatttcctaaaatgaTTTTTGTCTCTTTATGCTCTCATCAACAGTGACACACCATAGCACTGGGATTTTTGGCTTTATTATTTGAAAGTGATCATTAAATAGATGGAAGATGCTGTCACATCATAGtgctatttcttctctctctttccttttccatcttttctcccACCCTTCTTCGTGATTTCTACTGAGGTTCAAGAGTTGTCCATCTTTTATCAACAGTTGACTATAGGACCCTAATGCCCTAAACTAGGCTATACAGAAGTTCCCAGTATCCAGGAGGCACCTCTCTGCAGGGCTTGGGGGACACTAAGGCCTCTTCATGTCAGAGAAGGTAGTAATCTTCACATCTGGAAAAAGAGGGATTGCATGCCTTAAAGACTTGTCTAGCGCTCATGTCCCAAAAGTCTGCTTTTGCAACTACCTAATTATATGACTTGGTCTGGTGGGGGTCTTGAGCACATTTTGGACTATCTATTCTTTCTGCACCTTTGTGATCCTGTAGCAGCTTCTAGACTCAGAAGGATGGAAAGCTGTTTGTGTGCCATGATTCCGTAGGAAGCCTCCTTACCTTTGACCTCTCTCATTTCCCCTTACCATGATAACAGAGAATCCTAAACCTAGTTCCACTTGAATGTTGTGGGTTGTAATGACAAACTAGTTTGGTCTGTGTGGCAAAGCTCTCTTATCCACAGGGTACTCCTGGGAAATCAGGTTTCTTTCCCAGAATAGGAGCATCTCAAGCTCAACTCATCAACAAACTGGGTCTGCACTTGGTCAAAGACCTTACCACATGGAGAGGGTCCTAGGAGGGAAGGAGACCCACCCTGAAGAGGAGTAGAGACTGATGGAGATGAGGGAGATTGAAATGGTGACCACACTCCCAGGCTCTAACACCCCATTTCCTACAGTTCTATTTCTATGCTCCCTTCCCATTCTAATACCCTTCCCAGCAAAGTGAACTGATATATTCCCTTTTGTGAATTAAGCAAGGTTGATGTGGGCTTTCCCTAGCCACTTGTAAATAATCCCCATTAACATAGCAGCTGtgaatattttccccattcattCCTAATTGAGGTGCTTTTGgatttatcctttcttttgtgtAAAGCTTTCCTTttgacattttgtagattcacaggATGTTTCCCTAATAGAGATTCCATGCACCTTTCACTGGAATTCTCTCCATGGTGACTTGCTATATAGTTATGGTTCAGTATCCAAACCAGCCTGCTGACATTAGTGTAATTCACaacttcaattttgtttttattttttttaagatttattttttagaggggtgcctgcatggttcagttggttgagcttctgcctttggttcaggtcatgatttcagagtcctgggatggagccccacatcaggctctctgctcagcagggagcctgcttctccccaccctcaccccgtccactgcctgcctctctgcctacttgtgatctctagctgtcaaataaataaaatctttaaaaaaaaaagatttatcttttaGAGAGTGaacatgaatgggggaggggcagagagagaaggagagggagagaatctcaagcagatactCCTCattgagtacagagcctgacatggggctcaatctcatgatgctgagatcatgaagctgaaaccaagagtcagaggctcaactaactgagctacccaggtagtactgttttttttttttgttttttttttttgaaaagagtgCCTAGCTGTGCTAATAGGTATGAGTTAGAACTTAAATATTATACCTGATGAGGAAGAAAGGCACAGGGCAATTATGTTCAGGTGTGACACATGAAACCTGGGCAGGTGCCGTGTGTTCCCCTCTTCGAGTGCTGGCTATGTCCCAGTATATCACACTCTGGACACACATTATCTCCTATGCCTCATGACAAGACCCTGTAAACCCACTGCTAGCATCAGAGTTCCTTTCACAGAGCGCAGGAAACCATAGCTTAGAACAGAGCTAGAGGTTGAAGCCCATGCAGCCTGTTTTCAGAGTGTTCTGCACAAGCATTATGCAGTGGGATTAATAGCTGAGGGCAGAATTTTTCCTGAGCCTTTCCAGACTGGACCTTTCCTCTACATCCCattcttcttttccccttttgcCTTATTCCTCTGTCATAGTGGCTTGGGCACCTGAGGTGAACCACTGTTAGCAGCCATATTTACAGCTCTCTCAGTCTGAAGGCCCTGGATGCACCCCTCAGGAGATACCACATCCCTATATGCAGCAGGTAGGGCCAGAGGGGAGACTGTCTTCAAAAACTGTTGATTGTAGAATGCCAGGGTTTTAACCTCACTCTCTAGGGATTGATTCTTGGTGGTTTAGTGCTggaacacaacaacaacaacaaaaccccaaactgtcaaaacaaagcaaaacagaagaaacacTTGTGCAGCAGAGGAACACGTTTACTTGTCAGTTCATGGCTTCAGCTTTCAGGATAAGATGGTGAACATGGTAGAGATGTTGGAGGTAGTAGAATGAAAGGTACCCTTGGTGCCTCActctgggggtgggcagggagatggACATTTAGGAGGACAGGGCTTGGAACAGGACTTGGAGGGTAAGGGAGCTGGGCACGGAGGAGGACATGGTGGGGGGCATGGTGGACACTTTTGTGGTGCTGGGCACTTTTCCCGTGGGCACTTTTCAGAGCACCGTTGCAGCAGCTTTTTTAAACAGCTGGGCTGGCATTTGGCTTCACACTTTTGTTCACACCTGGGATCACAGTTCTTGGGCTCATTCTTAGGTTCActagatttatttttatcatcactcgacattcttttttgatttttctggGTCCTGTAAAGAAATATGCAACAAGTCATATGTGGGAGACCACACTGCAAGAGGACCAGGAGGCTTCCCACTCACACCTCCTGCTCATCCTTGTTTTTATGAAAAACTTTCCTGGGATGTTTCGGGCTGTAGACCAAATTCTCATTTAAGGGCTGTCCTTCTGTCCTTGGAGTCATTGGTGACAACATTTTTTGGTCTCTTCACCCTTTCCGTGCTTTTTGTTCACTTACCTTGTCTCAATTCCATATCCCTCAGCAGGCGTTTTCAACCTAGGGTCCTGGAACTAACCCTGCCCCATGATAAAACCATATTTAATCATATGTTATCAATATAAGTGGCATCTTTTGTAACTCCATgtcttttaattaattcatttaagtaC is from Meles meles chromosome 1, mMelMel3.1 paternal haplotype, whole genome shotgun sequence and encodes:
- the LOC123938215 gene encoding late cornified envelope-like proline-rich protein 1, with the translated sequence MSSDDKNKSSEPKNEPKNCDPRCEQKCEAKCQPSCLKKLLQRCSEKCPREKCPAPQKCPPCPPPCPPPCPAPLPSKSCSKPCPPKCPSPCPPPE